The DNA segment AAAAACATACAACGGGGCCATACTAAACTACCCTAAAACACCCAGCCACAAACAcaaaaaatctcaaaaacatAAGACAAGAGTTACATTTAATCCCAGAACCTTTCATAATCTAGTCGAGACCTTCTTTCTTTCACTATTAGAAAGTTTACCGGATCATCAAACCAGTGCGTTAGCTCTAGAAATTTCGAATCATAAAGTTTAGCTACCATTCATTCCTCCTCTGTATGCCACGACCATCAGTGACAGAAATaacaaagtgaagaagaaaaataagaaacaactAAAAATAAGGCCAAAACATTTAAATTCTCTATTAATTAATGTTTCTAAAACGAAACTATTACTCTTGTGCAACAAACTGATAATTAAGTTTCAAGAGGGGTTCTTAAGAGGTGTGGCTGGCTTGGTAAACCAAGCGGTGTAGAGAAACTGTTTATGAGCCCCAACGTGGTTGCAAACGAGACGAACCTTCTGCCTCTCTCTCATCCATCTCAGCATGATTTTCATGTGATTCTTGCTCGTCAAATCTTTCAATCCAACTTCCTAAAATCCAACATCTCAACATTATTTTCTTTCAATCAAGTTTACATCAAGAAAGTAAATTACACTAACATGAAAATCTCCTCCTTTTCCTATTTGCACACTATCTTCCCTAATTATTCGAAAAACATTTTCCACACATTACGTGTACATTACACTAGTTTCATAAACtgtttgaaaaacactacacTCTATCTCGGAATGCTTAACAAAGACTTAATCACACTTTTGGTCCTGTGTTATTGCAATTGCACAGTTTTAGTCTTAAAGATTCAAATTATGCCAATCAAACATCAAGTTATCGCAGATGTGCTATCATTGAGTATCCTAGATGTTGCAATTGTGTCCATTGAATCCCCAAATATTACAATTCTACGATTTTAGTTCTTCGATCAAATGCCACTCGCCGAATTAACTAACGACATGTCCGCATACAAAATTCACACAATTGACACAATTAAGTGAGATACCGAAAGAGCAATTCAGTCTTTAAAAAATTCATGCAATCTCGAAAAACCTGACGAATGCGAGTACAATTTAGTCATGTctatgataataataatgaaattgaGGAGGATGAAAGAGAGGTGGAGGTACCTTGACGCGTTCCCAGGTGTTAGCAACGGTGATGGGACCATGCTCCTTGATAATATCGAAGAGCGTTCTGGTGATCGTTTGCCTCTGCTCCGGCGGTGTTTTAACGACCACGGGCCCCATCTTCGGCTTCGATTTCTTCGCCAAACATCTAATCGCCGTCCcaaacatcaccttcctcagtCCCAAACTCTATTCTGCAAAGCAAACACAAAATAACTTTGAATCAATCAACAAATCTTCCAATAATTACATCATCATATAACTCTGTTTCGATGAACACACGATCATAGCATAGCGAGATTTCTAAACGAGACAATGCTACGAAATCGAATTACCCAAGCAAGTAAAGCTTCGCTGTTGTCTTCGTCTACGGAGAGAAAAGCAAAGATGACACTGTAATCAATTTAGGGTGAACTGAATACTGAACAAACATGCTGTGAGTTGAGGCTTCAATTATGGGCCGCCTCTATTGGGCCAACACAGGTGGATTTTGTTACTGGGCTTGAGCTGTGATAAGTTGAaggtttttcttcctgcacccccatacTACAAGCGAAAAgtctaaatttattaaatttgcaGCGTAAACATTGATTTGAGAAAACgaattaatgtttttattaagTAATCGAGCTTGTTATTGTTTCATCAAATCAAGCTTAATTATGATTCTTAAGATGCTTTTATGTTTagtcaatcaaatccaacatGATGGTTAGTTGAGTTTTAACTTCTTCTTTTTGgactattttcttttctattttagttTTGTGCCATCTTTTCTAACTCTTAAATTCCAAATTCCTCAATTTTTGGTACTAAATCTCCaccaataaaattataattaagccTCGATCAAACCAGAATtcgtattaaaaaataactagaCAATGGTTATGTATCAGTCAGAATCCAAATCGAACGAGCTCTACATATCTCAGTATCCGGTTATGATCAACCAACATATTCAAAATGCATTAAGGATCAAAAAATGATTAACAAGATTAAGTAGTATGGAAAACTGAGTAATAACATTTAATCACAATCCATACACTAATTTTGACCCAACAGTAACTCATTACAAACATATAAATAAGCACAActtccaaaaaaaatatatgttattattatgtatttattgCACCAAATACTAAATACTCACTTGAGTGTTATGGCACATTTTGCGAGTGTTTTCCCAACCAAGAACGAACGAAAGAATAAAAGCTTGATTGAAGGTGAGGGACTGAGGAAGGAAGTGTTAGCCGAACAAGTGGAAGAAGAAACGTGTGCCTACCAACCGAAACAAAAAAGTTAATTGTTTAGTCAATAAAAGTTCTCTTAGTTTCTTTTGAAAAAGAACAAATTaagtataaatacaataacatTTATGAATGACCAAGTATGTACGAAGAGGTTATACCTGCCTTGTAATAAAATATCCAAATTATACTTTCAAACATaatgacaaaaaaattaaaaaaaaatgagtgaCTATATATCAAACTCAAACTATTTGCATAATTTAGATTGATTTGAGTGCTTACCAATAATCTCCTTGAGCTTTATGGTCAAACATATGCTTGAAAAGGTATCTTATATTAATACAGAAATTGATGTATGGACATTTTTTAAAGTGAAGTAGTTTCATATTAGTTGCAACTCTTTTGTTAGCCATGGTGAATCCAAAACCAGAAGAGATGCACATTAGAGAAAGGCTTTTGTGTTGCCTTAAGTATAAAACcctattaaataaataaaaaaattgttttacttTATTAAGACATCTTTAAGATAGTTTTTTTAACAATCATGTATATTATTTGATTTAACAGTAGGAACATATTTGATGAAATTTTTTGTATACAAAattcttataataaaatattattttaatgtaaattttaagaaattttcttgtatattaattttataagaaaCTCTTATATTAGAGTTTTTCGTGATCAAAGAAACTATCGAAGAATCCCTAcacaatattttgaaaaaaattgacctccttatatatatttttaaatattgtgtaaaaacttattaataaaatgttaatttgagtaatatataaaaaataataaataccagagagaaaagaaaaaaaaaatagacgaaatatataatttgaagtgtgtcatttaattattattgtaatttaaatgatattaaataattgaCTTATattttctagaaaaaaaataacatcttATTTTAATATACTTCTTGGtcaaatataaacaatataattttcttatccATAAGAAAACGATATGGTTTACATATCATACATTTTATTTAACTAACTAGGACTAGTGTcttttaatacttttaaaatattataaaaattgaaatgaaaatacatatatttttctcGAAGTTGTTATATAATTAAGATATTTAAAGATAGTTGacacaacaattttttttccagtttattattgttttttaaacaAGACAAAAAGTACAACTatcttgttatttttatttcctaaAAAATAACATGGTTCATTTCACtttcttatttattataatttaattatattattattatgatcaTTTTATTATCATAATGAAGAAATAAGGGttgtaagaaaaaaatgaaaagtattTAAATTTCTGTTTACACCCGTGCTTACCAAACTCACCCCTTATTTGTATATGTTCTGGATCTTTGAATTTTTTCCCAAAAGAGCCCATTTTTATACTATTTCAACcgttattattactatttttaccTTTCGCCTCAACGGAACTCTCATTCTtctaacaaaatttaaacaattccacaaaataaattaatgcttaagcatatattaaaattagttatCTCTTTTTAAATTAATCCACAAAGTTATTTTACTACACAAAAAATGATTGTTTCATAATTTCATTGGCTTCTCACTATTACAAACTTATTACGACACTCTCAAAAGTTTAATGtatatttgaattaaaacaaattatcaCGTGAAAATAGGTCTGAATGACAACTGGATGTTTTGATATTCGGTATTGATCGATCgatatgttttaaatatattaaggTTAAAGGATGATTAGCGAGACTAaatcatacaaaaaaaattaaataaatatctttaattacacTCCACATACAACCTTGTTCCAATAATAACAAGATCTAACACGACTGTATAAATAGGCACAACAGTCAAGACAAAAGTTTGTCATTATTTTGCATTTATTacatcaaatattaaatatttacttGAACGTTGAAACATTTTTTACAAATATCCTCTGATCGAAAATCAAAGATAATGAACaagaaacgaaaaaaaaaaagacaaaatctAACCAAAACGTAAATTGTTAAATTCgcataagatttttttaaattttttttaccataacaatatatattaattattaataggATACTTTTATAGATGAGAAAATTTTTTAACCTtcaccaaaaaaataaataaataaaaccgtcggtgtgtgtttttttcctttttttttacgATTAGGTGTGAAGTCTTCCTAAAGGGTTAAGTACCATTGGTGTTTATGGATTCTGAGATTTgactttaaattattatttaatttttttctctattgatatttattttaaatcttgAGTATGAATTCTTTAATGTTGATGCATCTTTGTCTAAatttcattaaatgtttttccgTAACTCATGACCACTCAACTCAAATTAATACGCTATTAAACGCGAGTTATGTCAAAGTTGATTAACGTGTCCTAGATTAACTCAGGAAATAAATCAAACCACCAATCAATCCCATTAGAAAATTTTAGCACTCATTTGTGGATTTTATTGAATTCAActctttctttaattttgttatCAAGCCGGATTGAAATTAAGAAAAcgattattttttcttctcagTTGGTTGGTCTACTCGTCCTTCTTTCGGATAAACTCCTTGTATCCCTCTTGTCTCGCTACTTCTCGTCCTCATAAATTCTAAGTTCGAATGGTACCTTCAAAAGGTACTCCGACGTTCAAGTGAGATTTTGGTATTCGACACCCAGTGTATTCAGTATAGATTGATGacattcttgatttttttttaatctgtgtctatttatttgattattatgAACCCTTTGTTATTAGACCAAATTAAGGATATGGACCGCAATTAAGGATATATTACATAGTGTTTAGTTGTTGATTAGCCTTGCTAATCTTCTTATTTCGGTATTCAACACTCGGTGTATTCAGTATAGAATGATGACGTACCTGATTTTAGGAATTTGTacttatttatatgattatcataGATCCTTTATTATTATGTCAAATTAAGGATATAGAACGTAATTAAGAATATATTACCTAGTGTTTAGTTATTGATTAGTCTCACCAATCTTCTTAGAATATGACGGTATCGGTCAATCTTGACCGGACATTGGACTTTCACTCGGTCGTTCGGTTTTGATAGATacaaactcaatttttttttcctaaattttctagaattagtatattattttttcaatgaaAAATAACAACACTTAATTAGGCGGAGAGACTAATTAGGAAATTTTAAACCTAAAAGTTATTCAGGCTGTTAAACATCAAAATCATGATTAAGCAATAAAATTACATCACTTATCAATAATGTTGCACAAAATCTGAAGCaaatacaattatttatttgGAGTGGCAAGTGGCATAGCTGGCGCGTGGCTTACGACGCAGAGGAGTCGCGTGGCGAGTGGCAGACGCGTTAACACGAAGCATGCAATTCTGAGCTGAAGAAAAAGGCTTCTCCctctttcttctcttctctctctgaCTTCCCACACCACACCactcactttctctctcttctctccatGTCTTCTTCCTCACATCAAacgtagttttttttttttttttttaatctttaccCGAGTTTTACTCTCGCAAAGTGGTGAGAAGCTTATTTGTctatatcttttatttatttattttgatttctccTTCAATTCGATGAATGGCTCTTGAGATCTTGCAATTGGAGCTTCCATTTGTGCAATATTTTTATCGCCAGATCGACCCTTTTTCGTTTACTTAACTGGGAGAAGTTACTTGTGAATTTTCTCCAAtaaaaatggttttttttttggtGGGGTGTTTTGATTAGCTGCTTTTGGCCTCTGTTCAGGTTTATTTGGGGAAGTTTGATTTGGGAAATGAACAAAGGACAGTCACCGGAGCCTCTTGATTTCTTCATCTGGACTGTTGAGGTTAATCATTTCTCTCCCTCACTCAATTGATGtgcttattttttattttttgtttatgcTTTCTAATGACAAAAACCATTCCTTGTGATCTCCTTTTGTGTGATTTGTACTTTTCACATGTAATCAGGTTTCTTGCAACAGTTAGTTTAACTATTGTTGGGTTCATAACTTCAACTTTCTCCATGGTTGGCTTTCTGTGATACTCATTTGTTTCTCTGGTAACAAGTAAAAGTGGAGATTTAATTTTGTTCTCTTATGTCGGAAAATTTGAACATAGTGTTGTCTAATCAAGTTGGAAATTTGGTGGATGATGTTCAAGCTTGTGCTTGCATTATTTCATTTAATTCTGAATCTCATCTTCTCCCTCTTCTTGTCACAAGTTATCTGGTATTTATATTGAATTTTCAGTTTTTGCCTTGTTCCATTCTTCAGTTTGACACTCGCAGTTTCTAAGATCATTTCAAAATTGAGGGGTTTAATATTCTTTCAAGAACATAGTAGATTACATTGAAAGTTTACTTACCCTTTTGTGCAGCACACCATAGGTGTAAATCTTCGTTTGATGACTTCCCACTCCAAAGCTATATTCATCTTTCTATGATCATTGGATTTTTGGACTCTTTTGTTGCAACTGGGTTTTGGAAACATAGCATCTGAAACTAGTTTGccagtttattatttttatcttgatTATGCCCTTAGTCCATGTTCCTCTATCTGTGATTTATCCTTGTTGTCAGTTACTCCGTTAAGTATGTTATTAAGCCCAGAGCAAGGTATCATCTCGTAATTCTCCTTTGATGTGTGTATCAAGGTCCCAAGATTGCGGTATTATTTTACTCATGTATTGTGTATGGTTCTAGCTATGTGTTGTCAAGTGTTTAATACAAGCTTATTCAGCACTATATAGGTCTAGACGCTTTAACAGAGTTGATGCACAGTTAATCAATGACTGATATTATCTAGTCTGGAATGCTTCCTCATATTTTCGTTTAATTCATTTATGTTGCTAACTGTATGATGAATTGTGCAAATTACACAAGAGTTATGTTGACAAGGATCCAAGCTTGGTGAATTAACCTTTCAATTTACTTCTTCTTGGTGAATATAAATGTTGTTGCTGCTATACAAGCATATCGTACAGTGCATCTCCATGTAACAGCTGCATTCTTGCTTATCTCGTGTGTTTTATCAGGATGTTGGCTTGTGGCTGGAGACTATAAATCTTGGTAGTTACCGCcaaatttttaaagaaaatggtGTTAATGGAGAATACCTGGAAGGCATGTCCATGTTTACCACTGAACAGATCCTACGTTTTATAAGACGTTGCCACATGAAGTGGGGAGACTTCATCACATTGTGCAAAGAATTAAGACGGATTAAAggtctctttctctctctctctcctctgcCTTTTTAAACAGTAAACAGACAAACACTTGTCAATAAACTCTCATttaacattttcatttttaccTATCTGTTTTGTGCTCCTCCCCTGGTTAGGTAAGGCATGATCATTGATGTTGTCACAATCACTTTGTGCTATTTGAACAATCTATAAGGAAACATGGATATACTAGAAAAATGATTAAAGTAGACATCTTATATTGCTGTATCATTGTGAGATATAtctagatatttttttaataaaaactttcatgttaggcatcactatgcaacagATATATCTAGAATTTTGATAACTTGCCTATTAGTTTATTGGTACTGCTGTCATTTCATTACAGACAACAACCATTAAAGGGTCTCATCATAGCACATCATTCTCTATATTGTGCAGCATCAAGACAAGCTGTGAATTACATTTTCTAAAAAGTACTCCTTCCTTatatatatgggtttttagacTTTAAAATCATTTGTGATTTTCCAATTGGATTTCACATTGTTTTTCCAAATTAGTGTTCCTGTTAAACATTTTCCTTTACCAAGTGAAAAACATAAATAGTTTGTGCAGTGTTACTTTCTTATTTGGCTCCTGCAGTATCATGAGTTTCTTCTCATTTAGCTCCTCTCAATATAAAGATTTTTCTATCTGGTCTCTCATTTAGAGGGGccagatgatttttttttaatatttaagaatGATCAAATGATGGTTTTTCACACAGATATCTAATAGGAATTTATCCTATGATCACATCATTCTATTCATAATATGATGCCATGACATGCTAAATTCCTTTTGAATGCTTATGTCAAAAAAATCACACTGACAACAAGTAAAACTCCAAAAATCAAACAGAAGACCATCAGAGGGATCATTTTGGTAACAAAAGATGGCTGAATCAAATATGAAAATAGGTTAGTGTCATTTTTTAAAGaccaaattatattattatacagGGTGAAGTGATCCAGAACATGATTGTGAAGACGTCCATTCCTAAACATGTGATATGTTTATATATAAGGagacatgaaatgtacatatgCCTCTTGTGTTTGTTGTGTTGTGACTTTTCTTGCAAGATGATATATTCCTGTTATAACATTGAAAAAGAGAAGTGGGTGCTTACCCCCAGTAAAGTTCAAGAAAATGGCTTTATCTGTTACCTGCTCCTAACCTATGATGGCCATGTTGGTGTCTGTAGTGGCTTGTCTGAAAGGGGAGCAGAAGGTCCGGCGGCCATGGTGGGCACCGGCATGCCTATCCACGGTGTTCTTAAAGGTTGCAAAATCCAACAGACAATCAAGAGTTGTTTCCTTGAAGCTGGAACCATGATACAAAAAATCTCTCCAAGTGTACCAGTGTACGTATAGCAAATTTCTTTTTGCCTAGAAAACAAAGATAGGAAAGAACTTTTTCTAgcccttttatatatatattatatatttttttcctttggaTTCCAAAACCTGGTTGTTTTTTCTCCTCTGGAGAACTGTTATGTTGTAGAAGATCCTTGTGCACTAATTTCCAGTGCTGTGTAATTATGTATTCTATTATATGTGAACGAAAGTTATATATGCCGTTTCTCTTCAAC comes from the Phaseolus vulgaris cultivar G19833 chromosome 8, P. vulgaris v2.0, whole genome shotgun sequence genome and includes:
- the LOC137825967 gene encoding uncharacterized protein, producing MFGTAIRCLAKKSKPKMGPVVVKTPPEQRQTITRTLFDIIKEHGPITVANTWERVKEVGLKDLTSKNHMKIMLRWMRERQKVRLVCNHVGAHKQFLYTAWFTKPATPLKNPS
- the LOC137823424 gene encoding uncharacterized protein, coding for MNKGQSPEPLDFFIWTVEDVGLWLETINLGSYRQIFKENGVNGEYLEGMSMFTTEQILRFIRRCHMKWGDFITLCKELRRIKVACLKGEQKVRRPWWAPACLSTVFLKVAKSNRQSRVVSLKLEP